The genomic DNA GATAAGAGTACTTTCAATGCACAACCAAATAATTAACTGAGAGCAACATTTTTTAATCGCATCTAACAATATTTTCAATGAAATCTTTTTTTAGGGGAATTAAAAATGGGACAACatattaagtatgtagcccgcaaacacacttaaccatttaattaggCGCAGTATTTGCCACCTGACGGGCTCAAACCCATGACCTTAGGGTGAGTATCCAACTCTTATTActgctaggctagaagagggaaTTTTTCAATGAAATCTTACATCATAAAAAATGGccgaaataaaaaattaggGCTCCTTATTAGGGGCCAATTGCAATTTGGGAAATCTTCTTTTGAACTTCACAATCTTGGACTCCTTATTGGAGTCAATTATAATTTGAGACATTTTCTTACGAACCTCACAATTTGGGGCTCCTTATCGGAGCCAATTACAatttggaacatcttcttttgAACCTCACAATTTAGAGCTTTGCATTGTCAGGTTTGTACAAAATGGGGTTTTTTCCCTAACGGATATGGACGTCCGTCAAAAAAATGTATTAcgtgatatttataattaaaaaattaacaatgacatttatttcttaatgtcacatattttttttaaaatttaatttcaattcattaaaaataataaatgaaaaataaaacccTACATCTATCCCAACTTAAATTAAACTTCATCTCCGACTTCATCCCTTGAACCCTAGTTTGACTCCCCTGCCATTCACCTCGCGACGCTCGACTACCCTCACTCTACCTTGACTCTCCTCCTCTTCATATCGCGATGAAATGAAGTTGAGTCGGGTTGAGAGCATTTAGAATTATGTGtcactattaaaattttaattataaagacCACGTAATACATTTTTTTGACGGACGTTCATGTTCGTAGGGGAAAACCCTATTTTGTACAAACTTGACAATGCGGAGCCCCAAATTGTGAGGCTCGAAAGAAGAGGTCCCAAATTAAAATTGACCTCTAATAAGAAACCTCGGATTATGAAGTTCAAAAGAAGAGGTCCAAAATTGCAATTAACCCCTAATAAGGAGCCCCAATTTATTATTTCAGCCATTCTTAATATGATGTAAGATTTCaatgaaaatattgttagaTGCGATTGAAAAAAATGTTGCTCTTTGTTAATTAGTTGGTTGTGCATTGAAAGTACTCTTATCTTGGATGAGGTATCTCATCCCATATTCAAAAACTTTTCCATTTGACATCTCTTGTAATTGATCGAAACAATATttctttctattaaaaaaatatagtatttgGTCAACAATATCTGTCACATCCTCTATTTTTTCTAACTTATGTTGTATCATAGTTGATTATTAACAATTTTTGAGTTGATGGGTGATTTAATAGTTAAGTtgtttaatcatatatatatatatatatataatataatattttttttgagataCAATGTCCCCACCTATTCTTTAAGTTGTTTAGAGATTTAAtggtaatatttatttatttttttctttatgagCACAATAGATATAGTGATATTTGTGTGTATATGCTTGGTTATTctcaatttgatatattttttataattaacatctttaatATTGAAGTATTTTATCCTCTTAGTCAATAAAAGTAAACTATATATACCATATAAAAAAGTATCATATGAAAGATAATAATGTGTGgaaaagatgttaattatgtttactttaatcataaaaaaaaaaaaactaagaattAAGAAACTATGAAAATGATTATTGTGAAAGAAGATGAATTAAAGACAACTTTAATATTATCGATGTCCCCATGATCCAtgatgattaatattaataacactCATATTTTATTGTATGATACgcatattttgtttgtttatatcaatgaaaataaaaagtttgcgtgtatacattaaaaaataatagaatattttgtttatacaaGATTCTCACAATATTCTTATTccaaatattattgatttaattcttaaaataattaaaaaaaaatttgtccATAAAGTCTTTATGAATTCATACAACTTTATTGTTTTAGTTATTTACCTCGAACTTTCAAACTATCATCTTTAGAGACTTCATATTAGTTAGACTTATAGAATCATAACTGAGGCTATTGTTCTTGAGCCGAAGCTTAAGAACAACGGCCaatggataaaaataatttcgattaaattttaactttctTACGAATTCTCAAATAGACAATTAGAATGATcgatcaataaatatattatcgaAGAGAAATGACAAGGACAATGACCGATCAATTCACAATTACGAAAACTAATATTCGAGAGATAAAAACAATCGGTGAAAATCaaagttgttttaaaataaagtttttgaaCTTACAAACATGTGAAGAAGTTCTCTACAAACTCTAAAGACCTTCCTAGAGCTTCGAAATACAATAAACAACAAAGAAGGTAAGAGGTTGACCACATGGTCGGACAAAATGCCTCTTAGTAAGATTATGAGGTTGACAATAACAAACAATTTGGGTTTTACTTACTTTTTAAGTTTAGAGTTATGTTTTCGTCTAAAGATTAACTCACGATCTTTACATTATGAATACAATAATCTAACAAAATGAGTTTGTTGagaaaaatgtctaaaattatataataaaaaaaaatctccaacTCATGAATTAGGTGctaaattcatatataataacataaatgtctattataattctatttagcacaataattttatttttattaattcataatatctaaaatcaatttttacaataaattatattatagagTAAGTAACgtcttcaaattttgtttatattttttttttttgtatacaaCGTACATATATTTATCTAGTTTCAataattctattatattatagttttaataaaatatgtataatttatattttctgtaaatatccaaatcattattaatgatgatgatagctaaataaatcataatatgAAATCAAATGccttttatttattcacaacccccaaaaatcaaatcaatatgATGTAGTAAGTAGTACATTACAATAAGGAGAAAGAAATGCTCTAGAGAACTTAAATGACaaagaaggaaggaaggaatGGAACAAACAGCCAAAAATAAACCGGTGACTAACTACCAGTCAATATCACACCTCTTGCTCTGAAACGAACCGCCATTCATGTTGGAATTCAAAGGTATCTTCAGATCGCACTCGACCTTGCTGGTAAATCTCGGCGTCTTGAACCACCATGCCTTCAATCGGATTCGGAGTTTAAGCTTCAAATCAATGCTATAAATCCCCGATAACTTCTCCGAATCGTAACTCGTTCTATCGGATCCCTGCAAAACCACCACACTCTGCCCCTGAAACTCGGTGCTCACATTGGCCGTGTTCTTGTGTCCCTGATAGAATCTCTGCAGATCCTTAGTTTGTAACCGCTCGTCTTCATAATAGGCGCTGGCCTCAATTTGGTCGTAGTAGACTCCGACGCGCTTGTTAGGGTTTCGAATGGTGAGGTTTAGAGCGAGGTTGTAATAGAGAGTGTTGTTTGTGGTGGAGAGATCGAACTGAGTGAGAGTCGCATCGGTGGCGTAGAATTTGACCTGATTAGGGCGGAAGACGAGCCAGAGAACCAAGACAATAAGACCTATGGTGACCAGAATTGTGCAGaggattttgaaaatgagaCTGAAGAGACAGCCGCAACAAGAGCCGCGACCGTGCCTGTGGTAGGTCTTGGACGGCGGTGGAATCGAAGGACCGTAGTATGCTCCGTTGAGGTGTGGCTGTTTAGATTCTCCCATGGTTTGGTTTTGAATGAAGGATGATGGATGATGCCATGGGAAGGATGAATCCgagaatatatatagaaatgaaGAACGCGCGTTTAAAGATATTCAAAACGCGGTTGTTGTTGATGGAGAAGAGGAAGATCTACAATGACTTTCGTTTATCATATTGCTCAACTTCCCTCGTTTTCATATTGGACTTTTTGAcggttattataataattagcactattttttttcaaatcttttactatcaaataaaaattacataaataatgaatttttcattaaatagaAGAATCTTTcactatattataattaaactaatgATTAAAATGCAACTAAATAGAATGAATATGAACTAAGGTTTTGagttgtttttttataagaaatattcAACCCAACTGCTGATAGAGattttccaaaataattaaaaggttTGATTGACTATTCTTTTTGGTCGATTTAATTTAGTAGTtgttatctttaattaaataactagttttaagtatttttttatcttttaatattgaGATGAGAAAGTTCTAAAGAAggtttcattatattatatatatattagtattactGGTAATGGTTTTATGCATTGTTTGAGGACTTTGACTCTTCTCAATAATAAAGTAATgaatcatattttcaaaaaaactaactaacaaatagtaaaaacaatattaattttggccttttttTAAATTGGAGGAGGAAACTATTGCATTCATATTATGGTTAGAGTACTTGACCTCTTCCATTATCTTATTTGGATTCTTATCCTAGTTatgtaaacaataaaataaacaactttttttaaaaaaatcttatatttaagGATACAATGGTACTCGTATGTTTGATATTCGTGTGTACTCGAAAATTGGGTccgaatattttaaattgagtttGGAATTCGGGGTCAAAATTTGGTAGTAAAGAAGATACCCAATCGGGTTCGGGTCGGGAATAAAGAGTATGCTAAACAAAGTCTGATACccgactatatatatatattttgctaaAGTGTTAATGTGACATATCACATTTATTTCACTTTTATCATCAACTCCACTCCTATCCACACTTCACATTTCCACACACTTCTATTTTTATTAccaaaaacttatttttctttcattattttttatttttatctcttcattttCAACTCTCGAAATTATTTCTCATCACTTTTTATCTTCATctcttaaatgtttttaatatttccttttatgattgttttttattatttcaatatcactactttaaaattatttattgtttagttattcttcaatatttttgtaactttattttagtaaaatatttaaatttaccttttaatcgggtaatggggtacccgttgAGAATCGAGTACCCGACGAATCAGGGATATGGAAGAAATAGAGATACTTGTCAGGTTTAGGGTCaggtagtaaaataaaaaacaggTACGGGGATTTGTACTTCACTACACAACGGATATGGTACACGTTGCTACTTATTGTAGGAAAGAGTGTTtagaatgaattatatatatttgttacaaCATCTACAAGTTCCTATTTATACAAGTTTGACAAATATGGAAAGAATAAGAATAAGGTCATAAATTGAGGATctataatttgggataaaattatgtttcatAACTCCACCAATTGAgcctaaataaaattaaactagataactaattattataattgatatcCTCTCGCAAGTTGGACTATCTGAAAGAAATACGCAACTTGGACAATAAGGAGTCAAACCGAGGTTGAAAGTAGTGTCTTTGTGAGTATATCAGCAAGTTGATCATCAGTAAATATAAAAGATACCCaaaactttcttttttttttaaattttcacgAACAAAATGATAGATTAAGTCTATATGTTTCATCCGAGAGTGGAAAACAGGATTAGCACTGAGATATGTGACACCAAGATTGTCATAATAGATAATCGGATTAACTGTGGGTAGGTGACCAAGTTCAATGAACAAGGATAAGACCCATAAAAGTTCATTGGTTGTGTCATCTAAGGCTTTGTATTCTGCTTTGGTTGAGGAACGAGCAACAAAGTGTTGTTTCTAGGAGCTCCAAGAGATGGGAGTGCTACCGAGATACAACAAGTAACTAGTGGTGGAGATATAATCATCCTTATCACCCGCCCAATCTACATCTGAATAAGAATGAAGGGTTAGTGGAGCAGTTGCCGAGATGAAAATGTCTTTGTCGCAAGAGCCCGCTAGATAACGAAGCACTCGTTTGAGAGCAGACCAATGTACCATTCTAAAGTGATGCATGAACTACGCAAGTTTGTTGGTGCTGAAGGATATTTCCAGGAGAGTAATACTTAAGGATTGAAGACTTCCCACAAGTGCAAGATAGTCAGTTGGGAAAGGTAGAAGATCACCAGAATTTTTGAGTAATTGAGCACTAGCGAACAAGGGAGTGGATGTTGATTTGGTGTTAGCCATGTCTAATTTATGGAGTAGATAAGTGATGTATTTCTCTTGTGAAAGAAAGAGTCCTGTGGCGGAAGGAATTACTTTGACGCCCAAAAAATGGGTAAGACATCCAAGATCTTTCAGCGAAAACTGAGCAGCAAGGGTGAAAATAAGGTTGGACGGCTCTATAGAGGAACTCCCGTTGGtaatgatatcatcaacatatactaaCAAATAAAGTGTGAAACCTGATTTTTGGTAGATAAAGAGAGATGCATGAGAAACGTGCGAAGCTCCGTATATCAGGCATGAGGGGCTAGTTGTAGCCATAGATTGCATTTTTTTAGGCGGCAAACATGATTAGGGAAAATTTTGTTGATAAAATCAGGGGGGTTGGAGCATGAATACGTCATCTTTGAGCATCCCTTGAAGAAAGTCATTGTTGACATCAAGCTGACAGATGGACCATCCTTGATGAACTACAAGTCACAAGTGTGAGAACAATGTGAATGGTGATTGGTTTAAAAATCAGACTAAATGTCTTTGTATTGTCCCAACTAGGGCGTTGACGAAAACCTTTGACTACTAGTCAAGCCTTGTATCGATCAATCAACTCATTTAGGTGTCGTTTGATTCGAAAAACCCATTTGCAACCAATCAAATTTTGAGTAGAGGACCGACTGAGAAGTTCCCAAGTGTTGTTGCAGTGTAAGGCATCAAACTCATCTTGCATAGTTGAGCGCTGATCAGGGTCGCGAAGAGTTTGGGTGATGGTGCTGGGTTCGAGTGGTAGAGAGGGTTGGACATGAAGATTAAGAATCTTGAGGGGTTTGACAATGTTATTTTTAGATTGGGTGATGATGTTACCCCCATCGGGTTAGGGTTTCCTATGAGGGTTGACAGCGAGTTGAAATAGTGGCATACAACATTGTGGGGATGGTGAGGGAGGAGACTTGGAGTGAGTAGAGAAGGGTGGGGGAGACGATATATGTTTTGGGGGTTTAGGGTGGTACTGATCATGGGTTGGTTTATGGGATGGAGTATGGAGAGCTAAAGTGGGCCTTATTGTCGTTATGTACTCGGACTAGTTTGAGGGACTAGGGAGTTGTACGGGAATTCAGATTCAATAAACTTGACATGGCGAAAGGTGTAGATCTGGATCGAGACACAAGTATGCATGTTGATCGGTTGAGTAACCTATATAACACATAGTAGACTTTAGTGCAAGTTTATGGTTAGAATATGGTTTAATCTAGGGAAAACACAAACAACCAAAACACTTTAACTTATGATAATTCGGGAAAACTTTAAGTAATTTGGAATAGGGTGACTAGTACCCAAGAATTGATGTTAGGAATCAATTGATGAGATAGTCGACTATTGTCATGGCGTGAGGTTAATATGCCAAGGTCAACCCCAAGTGATGGAGAAGAGAGAGACCGGTTTCGGCAATGTGTCAATTCCGGTATTCAGAAATTCCATTGTGTTCAGTTGTATGAGGTGGAGTGGTGTGATGGCTTATGTTATGAGTGCTTAAAAATAGACGAAGACCAATATATTCTCCACCATTATCTGTGTAAAGAATTTTGATTTTGTGATGAAAGAAATTTTCAACAAGCGATTTAAATTTGGGAAACATAGTTTGCACATAAGATTTGAGTTTTATCGGATATACCCAAATATAGTGAGTGGAATGATCAACAAACATGCAATAGTAGCGAAGACCATCAATTGATAAAACAAGGGAGGTCCATACATCAGAGAAAACTATTTTTAGAGGATAAGATGGTTTAAGAGCGGATTCATGGAAAGGAAGCTTATGACTTTTCTTATTTAGTATGAGTTACAATTTAATTGTTGGAATTTATTTGAACCCGAagaaaaataatgttgaatAAAAGTGAAGATGGAAGAGGAGGGATGTCCAAGTTTATGGTGCCATGAAGTAGAGGAGTTTGTGCAGACAGAGTCAGAGAGTTAGATGGCAAGTAATAGAGTCTATCCACGCACGGGCCTTTATGGGTTGTTTGGCCCGTTTGTAAATTCTATACATGAAAAGAGGTTGGCAAGAAAACAACAATAAAGCTACTTTGTTTGGTGAGTTGAGAAACATAAACGATTTTTTGTTGCATGGATGGAACACACAAACTATTTGAGAGAGATAAGTCATTAACTAAAAGTGTTCTAGAATGAGAGATGTTTAAACCTGAACCGTTACCCATAAACAATGAGTTTGGACTCGTGTACGGATGATGAAGTGCTAGATTGGAAAGATCATTGGTGACGTGATGCGTCGCACCACTGTCAACcagaaaattattttgagatgtgCCAGCAGTTGTAGCAACATAATCTTCTTTTGTCCGAAGAAATGATTCAGTGAAAAAATGAGTCACCATCGACACATCTGAGATCGCCAAATGTTTGGGAGTTGTCAAAAGCTGATCTTTCTACATGCAAACAAGAACAAGATCCAAAATTATCCTCGGATTTCATCCTGCAACTATCAGAAGATCTCTTCGGGCGTTGTTCTCTCTTTCCCGGCAATGTTTGATCCGGAAGAGCCGTCTTGACTTTCTCTATGGTTACCTCCTTCAAATTTGTTGAAAAGTTAGGATTGAATAGTGttgtgttatttttaaaatgaaacttaAGAATTGAAATTCCCACGAGATGGTAGAGGACTAGGGCTCTTATGTTTGACCTCACTTGCTAGAAGATATGATATTGGCGAAATAGGAAGATTTATTAAGAGGAAGTTGTTCTCGTCAGACTTAAAGTTGTATACTTTCCCCAGTTTTGTTGTTATTGCGGGCTTTACACAATCGATCAAATCATATCAGATCTTATATAGGTGTCCAACAAATCTTGAGTTCCTTCTAGTAGTTTTCACTCCTTTCTTAGCTTTAAGTAAGGCTATTTGTCCAGGGTTAGCAAAAGAGTTACAAAGAGGTGGCGAGACACTAGGATGCTGCTTCTTGAAGGTATGACACTGAGACAAGACATGACCCTTGACATTGCATCACTAACAATGACAAAGAAATGGTTTGCGATTGTTAAGGCATAAGTGGATGCTGTAGAAAATTATCCAGGCCGAGTTTCGTCAAAATGGTTGGGTCGAGTCTGTACATTCAAGGCTATCATAGGAGGAGTCTACCGTTGAGCAGCAATAAGGGAGAGTTCTTGAATGAGAAATTTCTCAATGAGGTCATCAAATGGAATGGTGTCCCTTGTATTGACTCCATCAATGACATATCCGTAGTTGTCGTCGAGCCCACGCAAGACATAATCAATCATGTCTTCAACGGAGATAGGAGAGCATGTGAGGCAATGAGATCTACACTTGCTTCATAGAATGTGTGTAAGTGTTGATGGATTGAGTACCTTTGGATGTTGTGTGGAGATGCTCTTTTAACTACTTGAGGTGATTACGGGATGCCTTGGCATATGTGCTCTAAAGAAGTGTCTAGAGATCATGTGATGTCGTTTGAGATACTAGGAATGCCACTTCAAGGGAAAGTGTGGTGAAGAGAGCACCGTATATAAGACGCTAATGTCGACGCCAGGTATGATAATCAGGATTCGGAGTTGTCACCGGAGATTGAAGGGTGGTGGAGATCATTGTAGTCGGTGAAGGAAATGATTAATCTTGATATTTGAGAAAATCATAGCCATCGAGGAGAGCTTCAACTTGAAGTTTCATGGTGAGGTAATTGGAAGGAAGAAGCTTGGTGACACTGTTGACGGTGATACAAGTGAAGGGTTTTGATGGCTCTTGAGGGTTAATAATAAAGGAAGAGTTGTTGTTGGCCATGAGAGGCAAATCGGAAAAGGAGTGGCATCATGTGTTGaacgaaaaaaaaaaagggagaaGAGGATCGTGTATTACTCTAATACCATGTAGAAAATAATGTTTAgaatgaattttatatatttgttataacaTCTACAAGTTCCTATTTATAAAAGTTTGTCAAATATGAGAAGAAAATAGAATAAGGctctatataaattaatgaccttgaatttgaaagaaaattatGCTTACTAACTCTACCAATTTAGCCTAAGTAAAAGGaaattatataactaattattataatggaTACTTATATCCATCCATTTAACTGTTTGTTAGGTTCTATTCCGAGAATGAAATGCATATTAGATCAGTGTTTTcatttttagattttctatataatttcaatctaattaaatattatttcataaattctCTAATTAATcgcataatttaatttattcatcaaaatactatttaaaaaattattttattattttatattattaccttttaagtatttttattaaaacaatcattattttaaaacgTATACCAAACTGTCGTCAATTTGAAGTGCTTAGTTCTTTCATGAAACATCTCAATTTTGGTCAAAAAGTATCATTTTGACTATCACAAAGATTGTTATCATCTGTAAATCCTTCTCGAGTTCCCCGAATAggtttatcaataaaaatagcTTCTT from Impatiens glandulifera chromosome 9, dImpGla2.1, whole genome shotgun sequence includes the following:
- the LOC124916047 gene encoding uncharacterized mitochondrial protein AtMg00810-like, with the protein product MATTSPSCLIYGASHVSHASLFIYQKSGFTLYLLVYVDDIITNGSSSIEPSNLIFTLAAQFSLKDLGCLTHFLGVKVIPSATGLFLSQEKYITYLLHKLDMANTKSTSTPLFASAQLLKNSGDLLPFPTDYLALVGSLQSLSITLLEISFSTNKLA
- the LOC124915325 gene encoding NDR1/HIN1-like protein 3; translation: MGESKQPHLNGAYYGPSIPPPSKTYHRHGRGSCCGCLFSLIFKILCTILVTIGLIVLVLWLVFRPNQVKFYATDATLTQFDLSTTNNTLYYNLALNLTIRNPNKRVGVYYDQIEASAYYEDERLQTKDLQRFYQGHKNTANVSTEFQGQSVVVLQGSDRTSYDSEKLSGIYSIDLKLKLRIRLKAWWFKTPRFTSKVECDLKIPLNSNMNGGSFQSKRCDIDW